The genomic stretch GAGGAAAGCCGAGTTACAGCAAGCTCTGCAACGAGATGCGCAAATCAAAGCCCGCGTTGAAGAGCTAGAGTTTGAGTGGCTTGAACTAACCGAGCAGATTGAAGCGATATAGGTATTTGCGCCTAAGCCAATATATTAGCTGCGTAGCTTAAAATACCATAGAGGTGTAATTTGAAATCTACTGCATCGATTGTACTGATTTGGCTTTTGGTGGCTGGCGCAATTTACTGGGCTTTTGATGCGCTGATTCTACGTCAACACAACCCTAATGTAGCCAGCATGAGCCAAACTCACGGTGAAATACTCAAGCTCAAGCGCTCAAAAGACGGACACTTTCGCTTGAGTGCGATGCTTAATCAGCAAGCCGTAGTTTTGATGATCGACACTGGCGCCAGTTCGCTCACCATTGATGAATCGCTGGCGCAACAATTGAGTTTGGAGCGGGGAGAAGCCTTCGTCACTCAGACCGCCAATGGACCAAGCCCAGCCTATTGGTCGAACATTGAGCAATTACAGTTCGGGCCATTTGAACTTGAAAATATTAAAGTGGCCGTTGTGCCGCGTTTGGGGGATGAGGCGCTACTGGGGATGAATGTATTGAAGTTTTTTGCGGTACAAATTAGTGGGAACGAAATGACGCTGCAATCAAGCAGCAATAGGCATTAAATTTGAGTTGGCAGATTTGCTAAGCTCAGCCTGCAAAACCAGATCGACTCGCTTCACGACTTCATTGGCCGATTGCAGATATTGTGCAATAGCAGCACTAAGTTCATCGTAATTTGGGTTGGAGTTGATTGGCATAAAACGACACCTGAAATAACATTCTCTATATTTATGCTATCGGCAAGTCGATCAAAAACTTGAGCGTTTCTGCATGGTTTTGTGACTATTAACACAAGCCAAACTCAATAAAATCTATGGTCAGCCAGAACTTTGCAAGCACAATTTACTGATGAATAATGACTTTGAAGCCTTGCTCTAATCTATTCGGATTCTGTTGGACTCAATAGCCCGATCCTTGATGTGAGCCGCTCCTGACGATCCTTAAAAAGCCCACAGTCTCATGGACTGTTTTTATTGCCAGGTTAGTCGTCAGGCCGTGGGGCCGCTTGTCTTCATCAGTGTCTGTCTTGCGCAAAGGCAGGCTTCACTCACCGCCGGTTCTGCCGGCGGTTTGTTTTTCATGCAAGGTCCGCGGGTGCGGGTGATACTCGTCCCCTGTGGCGAGGATCGCCCACACCACGCGGGCCAATTTGTTGGCGACCGCACACGCCACTACATTGCCGTGTCGCCGCACCATCAATTCTCGCGTCCATTCGGCGATCGCACTGTTCCAGCGTGTCGCGTTGAGCATGATCACGTGCGCGCACTGCACTAACAATCGTCGCAACGACTTGTCACCTCGTCTGCTGATGCCCAATAGTTTGGCTTTGCCGCCCGTCGAATGCTGC from Chitinibacter sp. SCUT-21 encodes the following:
- a CDS encoding retroviral-like aspartic protease family protein, with protein sequence MKSTASIVLIWLLVAGAIYWAFDALILRQHNPNVASMSQTHGEILKLKRSKDGHFRLSAMLNQQAVVLMIDTGASSLTIDESLAQQLSLERGEAFVTQTANGPSPAYWSNIEQLQFGPFELENIKVAVVPRLGDEALLGMNVLKFFAVQISGNEMTLQSSSNRH